From Hippea alviniae EP5-r, one genomic window encodes:
- a CDS encoding MarR family winged helix-turn-helix transcriptional regulator: MSVFSLAGELILGSRFKRLSDRFLTDVSLIYKNQQIEFEPSWFAIFYLLDRYGELTMSEIAHHLDLTQSAVSQSIASLQEKGLVIIKPDEKDKRFKVVCFTQKAKEILKSAKPIWKLIRTKMREMLDEGENSKFMLEALDELESAFRRKPLSKRVLESIKNSSFAFVRYADVYYLSLKKLVFEWMFNFGCADEEIVDDFKGFIKKTDSILAVKEREVVAAVIYIKDKNSVLVCDKDDVDNKVAASLTSKFFSEVKPSNCRVLLDADKPMIMEMLLNEGFKLSKITEREDVNRRVAEFVKNG; encoded by the coding sequence GTGTCGGTTTTTAGCCTTGCAGGCGAGTTAATCTTAGGTAGCAGGTTTAAACGGCTAAGTGATAGGTTCTTAACAGATGTAAGTCTGATATACAAAAACCAACAGATAGAGTTTGAGCCATCCTGGTTTGCCATATTTTACCTGCTTGACAGATACGGCGAGTTAACCATGAGCGAGATAGCTCATCATCTCGATTTAACGCAGTCTGCTGTTAGTCAATCCATTGCTTCTTTGCAGGAAAAGGGTCTTGTCATTATAAAGCCCGATGAGAAGGATAAAAGATTCAAGGTTGTCTGCTTTACTCAAAAGGCAAAGGAGATTCTAAAGAGCGCCAAACCCATCTGGAAGCTTATAAGGACAAAGATGAGAGAGATGCTCGATGAAGGTGAAAACTCAAAATTTATGCTTGAGGCTTTAGATGAGCTCGAATCCGCTTTTAGAAGAAAGCCACTCTCAAAAAGGGTTCTTGAAAGTATAAAAAACTCAAGCTTTGCCTTTGTTAGATACGCCGATGTCTATTATCTCTCTTTAAAAAAGCTCGTGTTCGAGTGGATGTTTAACTTTGGTTGTGCAGATGAAGAGATTGTCGATGATTTCAAAGGGTTCATTAAAAAAACAGATTCTATACTTGCCGTAAAAGAGAGAGAAGTTGTTGCAGCCGTGATTTATATCAAGGATAAAAACAGTGTGCTTGTCTGCGATAAGGACGATGTTGATAACAAGGTTGCAGCATCTTTAACTTCAAAATTTTTCTCAGAAGTCAAACCTTCAAACTGCAGAGTTCTGCTTGATGCTGACAAGCCAATGATAATGGAGATGCTTCTAAACGAAGGGTTCAAGCTTTCAAAAATCACAGAAAGGGAAGATGTAAACAGAAGGGTTGCGGAGTTTGTAAAAAATGGGTGA
- a CDS encoding tyrosine-type recombinase/integrase: protein MLDKSLSPRTIQYAIQTVKHMFNVAIKQGFFKGENPTRGIKIPKKDNKRIRFLTRDEAKMLLQELKKHSQDTYEIAYLSLYTGMRFSEIANLTSRYRF from the coding sequence ATGCTTGATAAAAGCCTCTCCCCCAGAACTATACAGTATGCTATTCAAACAGTAAAACACATGTTTAATGTTGCGATAAAACAAGGATTTTTCAAGGGTGAAAATCCAACAAGAGGCATAAAAATACCAAAAAAAGACAATAAACGCATACGCTTTCTCACAAGGGACGAAGCTAAAATGCTTCTACAAGAACTCAAAAAACACTCGCAAGACACTTATGAGATAGCTTACCTTTCCCTCTACACAGGTATGAGATTTAGTGAAATAGCCAATTTAACATCAAGATATAGATTTTGA
- a CDS encoding site-specific integrase, protein MKDSKSAENRAAYMTEEIKNMLLERKKREKTEQGLVFPDKNGKTRSKVSRTFERVVKKLGLNNNITDPRDKVVFHTLRHTFASWLVMQGTPIYTVKEPMGHKTLAMTERYIATLHPTRRNKQLRSLCIMMININRKNTIPFL, encoded by the coding sequence ATAAAAGACTCAAAAAGTGCTGAAAACAGAGCAGCTTATATGACTGAAGAAATCAAAAATATGCTTTTGGAACGAAAAAAGAGAGAAAAAACAGAGCAAGGACTTGTTTTCCCAGACAAAAATGGAAAAACAAGAAGCAAAGTGTCAAGAACATTTGAAAGAGTCGTTAAGAAATTAGGCCTAAACAATAACATAACCGACCCGAGAGACAAAGTTGTCTTTCACACTTTAAGACATACCTTTGCCTCTTGGTTAGTCATGCAAGGCACGCCAATTTACACAGTTAAAGAGCCCATGGGACACAAAACTTTAGCCATGACTGAGAGATATATAGCCACCTTGCACCCGACGCGAAGAAACAAGCAATTGAGAAGCTTATGCATCATGATGATAAATATAAATAGAAAAAATACGATTCCATTTCTCTAA
- a CDS encoding AAA family ATPase, with protein MLQNAKEEKGFLNGKLYPGVLNLLVAPGAVGKTTYAYYLSLKFVEETGKGMIYFSPEETQWSTKLKLKNLVNFYQNLKKPLEQRKLKIVNQYITFITKRMGEITTTPALKRLTEIISTNDIGMIVLDPVLNFISNVNENDMIREAINKILDTISQRNIVLLGIYHTNKDYQTIATIKQEYGGKDASKIDSKHVDALTETVRGSAEVVNVARIVYFMLSDTKIPNKQKIITIKSNISRKGIVIDTFNLPFQDQENYERYCYDRL; from the coding sequence ATTTTACAGAATGCAAAAGAAGAAAAAGGATTTTTAAATGGGAAGCTGTATCCAGGCGTTTTAAACCTTCTTGTAGCTCCTGGAGCAGTCGGAAAAACCACTTATGCTTATTATTTGTCTTTAAAATTTGTAGAAGAAACAGGAAAAGGAATGATATATTTTAGTCCAGAAGAAACTCAATGGTCAACAAAACTCAAGCTCAAAAATTTAGTTAATTTTTACCAAAATTTAAAAAAACCTTTAGAGCAAAGAAAGCTCAAAATTGTTAATCAATACATAACTTTTATAACCAAAAGAATGGGGGAAATAACGACAACTCCAGCCTTAAAAAGACTTACAGAAATCATAAGCACTAACGATATAGGCATGATAGTTCTTGATCCCGTATTGAACTTTATATCGAATGTAAATGAGAACGACATGATAAGAGAGGCTATAAACAAAATATTAGATACAATATCTCAAAGAAACATTGTTTTACTTGGGATTTACCACACGAATAAGGATTACCAAACAATTGCTACTATAAAACAAGAATATGGGGGAAAAGATGCATCCAAAATAGACAGTAAACATGTAGATGCTTTGACAGAAACGGTAAGAGGAAGTGCTGAAGTAGTTAATGTGGCACGAATAGTGTATTTTATGTTAAGCGATACAAAAATACCTAACAAACAAAAAATCATAACAATTAAAAGTAATATAAGCAGAAAAGGTATAGTGATCGACACTTTCAATTTACCCTTCCAGGATCAAGAAAATTACGAAAGATATTGCTATGATAGACTTTAA
- a CDS encoding HigA family addiction module antitoxin, which produces MVRIPTDREPIHPGVILLEEFLKPMGISQKKLAKAIKVPYQRVNEIVNGKRSITVSTALRLAKFFNTTPDFWLNLQLRWDMYKTMEKEESILKTIKPEVA; this is translated from the coding sequence ATGGTTAGAATTCCAACAGATAGAGAGCCAATCCACCCTGGTGTTATTTTGCTTGAAGAGTTTTTGAAACCTATGGGCATAAGTCAGAAGAAATTGGCCAAAGCTATAAAGGTTCCTTACCAAAGGGTGAATGAGATAGTAAACGGTAAAAGAAGCATAACCGTAAGCACAGCCTTGAGATTGGCCAAGTTCTTTAATACCACTCCTGATTTTTGGCTGAATTTACAGCTCAGGTGGGATATGTATAAAACTATGGAGAAAGAAGAAAGTATTTTAAAAACAATTAAGCCTGAAGTGGCGTGA
- a CDS encoding type II toxin-antitoxin system HicB family antitoxin produces MKTYTAIIEKCKDTGLYVGYIPGIKGAHSQGETVDELIENLKEVLKLLEEDGALEPESEFVGVQNIVA; encoded by the coding sequence ATGAAAACCTACACTGCCATCATAGAGAAGTGCAAAGACACTGGCCTTTATGTGGGATATATACCTGGTATTAAAGGTGCTCACTCTCAAGGTGAGACAGTGGACGAACTCATAGAAAACTTAAAAGAAGTGTTAAAACTTCTCGAGGAAGACGGCGCTCTTGAGCCAGAGAGCGAGTTTGTTGGAGTTCAAAATATAGTGGCATGA
- a CDS encoding type II toxin-antitoxin system HicA family toxin, with protein MSRYPVLKPQEVVKILNKLGFVEVRQVGSHKQFKHPDGRFTTVPFHKGRDISPLLLRKIAEDIGLTIDDFLSYR; from the coding sequence ATGAGCAGATACCCAGTTCTCAAACCTCAAGAAGTAGTCAAAATACTCAATAAACTTGGCTTTGTAGAGGTCAGGCAGGTAGGTTCTCACAAACAATTCAAACATCCTGACGGAAGATTTACAACCGTTCCTTTTCACAAGGGAAGAGACATATCACCTTTGCTTTTGAGAAAAATAGCAGAGGACATTGGCTTGACTATTGACGATTTTTTGTCTTATAGGTAA
- a CDS encoding tyrosine-type recombinase/integrase, producing MLPIELKNSYLVGQTAITYLTEEQVNALTIAFQNWYDKSTGIYHKKRGNYWLVFLVLRFTGARISEVINAKYGDIDFRNAEMRLITLKRHNPKKRNQTRIVPVPPQVTSEIATFLAQYPDIKDRLFLIDRSNFYRVFQERCQEAGIPKELSHPHILRHTRAIELLRTGVPVTIVQDLLGHSALTTTAVYLRISGQEAKNILREKGLV from the coding sequence ATGCTACCAATTGAATTAAAAAACAGCTATTTGGTAGGGCAAACAGCTATAACCTATCTAACCGAAGAGCAGGTAAATGCTTTAACTATCGCCTTTCAAAACTGGTATGATAAATCAACTGGAATTTACCATAAAAAGCGAGGCAATTACTGGCTTGTCTTTCTCGTTCTTCGGTTTACAGGGGCAAGGATAAGTGAGGTGATAAACGCAAAATATGGAGACATAGACTTCCGCAATGCCGAGATGAGGTTAATCACTCTAAAGAGGCATAATCCAAAGAAGAGAAACCAGACAAGAATTGTTCCAGTCCCACCGCAGGTAACCAGTGAGATAGCCACCTTTTTGGCTCAATACCCGGACATAAAAGATAGGCTCTTCTTGATTGACAGAAGCAACTTTTATCGTGTTTTTCAGGAAAGGTGCCAGGAAGCAGGCATACCAAAGGAACTGTCTCACCCGCACATCTTAAGACACACAAGGGCTATAGAATTATTAAGGACAGGTGTGCCAGTTACTATTGTGCAGGATCTTTTGGGGCATTCGGCTTTAACGACGACGGCTGTTTATTTGAGGATAAGCGGGCAAGAGGCTAAAAATATACTAAGAGAAAAAGGGTTAGTTTAG
- a CDS encoding tyrosine-type recombinase/integrase, giving the protein MREKERGFFEADYDNARTDTKRKQYGRWWLIFLVLRFTGARISEVLNIKYEDIDFRNAGTRLITLKRHNPRKKNSFRIVPVPVNVTSEIATYIAQYPQIKDTLFQLDRTFFYRVFKSRCEEAGIPKELAHPHILRHTRAIELLRAGVPVTIVQNLLGHSALTTTAVYLKISNSEAKQILRDRGLI; this is encoded by the coding sequence ATGAGAGAAAAGGAGAGAGGTTTTTTCGAAGCAGATTATGACAATGCCAGAACAGACACAAAGCGTAAGCAGTATGGCAGGTGGTGGCTTATCTTCCTTGTTTTGAGATTTACAGGGGCAAGGATAAGTGAGGTGTTGAATATCAAATACGAAGATATAGACTTCAGAAATGCAGGGACAAGGCTTATTACCCTGAAAAGGCACAATCCCAGGAAGAAAAACAGCTTTAGGATTGTTCCTGTTCCTGTCAATGTTACATCAGAGATAGCCACCTATATAGCCCAATACCCACAGATAAAAGATACTCTATTCCAGCTTGACAGGACTTTTTTCTATAGGGTTTTTAAAAGCAGGTGCGAAGAGGCAGGAATACCAAAGGAGCTTGCACACCCGCACATCCTAAGACACACAAGGGCTATCGAGCTTTTAAGGGCTGGAGTGCCTGTGACTATTGTTCAAAACCTACTTGGCCATTCGGCGCTTACCACGACAGCCGTATATCTTAAGATTAGCAATTCAGAGGCTAAACAGATCCTGAGAGATAGAGGGTTAATCTGA
- a CDS encoding type II toxin-antitoxin system PemK/MazF family toxin — protein MEIYLIELPKTNGHEQHGVRPALVISKPIKQIAIVMPFTSNMTALRFPYTLKVEPSKENGLSFPSVLLIFQIRAIDSKRLVKKLGVLEDVYRNQVIESLKKILNLSGSHSD, from the coding sequence ATGGAGATATACCTTATTGAATTACCAAAAACAAATGGCCACGAACAGCATGGAGTAAGACCAGCGCTTGTTATTTCCAAACCAATAAAACAGATAGCCATAGTAATGCCTTTTACATCGAACATGACGGCCTTAAGATTTCCCTACACTTTAAAAGTAGAACCATCAAAAGAGAATGGCTTATCCTTTCCGTCTGTTTTGTTAATATTTCAGATAAGAGCAATAGATAGCAAAAGGCTCGTTAAAAAGCTTGGTGTTCTTGAAGATGTATATAGAAATCAAGTAATAGAAAGTCTCAAGAAAATTTTAAACCTATCTGGTTCACACTCAGATTAA
- a CDS encoding AbrB/MazE/SpoVT family DNA-binding domain-containing protein produces the protein MRASLVRIGNSKGIRIPKAILEQCNITDEVNLEIKDNKIIIEPVNSPRKGWDEAFKKMAKNGDDKLLDMPESNWDEEEWEWK, from the coding sequence ATGAGAGCTTCTTTAGTCAGGATAGGCAACTCCAAAGGTATAAGAATACCAAAAGCCATCTTAGAGCAGTGCAACATAACCGATGAGGTAAACCTTGAGATTAAAGACAATAAAATCATTATTGAGCCAGTAAACAGCCCAAGAAAAGGTTGGGATGAGGCTTTCAAGAAGATGGCCAAAAACGGTGATGACAAGCTCCTTGATATGCCAGAGAGTAACTGGGATGAAGAGGAGTGGGAATGGAAGTAA
- a CDS encoding type II toxin-antitoxin system PemK/MazF family toxin, protein MEVKRFDVFLINLDPTVGHEIKKTRPCLVISPDEMNRHISTVIVAPMTTRTRNYPTRVKCVFDNKEGEIVLDQIRTVDKNRLIKRLGRIDKDTQEKVLKVLKEMFE, encoded by the coding sequence ATGGAAGTAAAGAGATTTGATGTTTTCTTGATTAACCTTGACCCCACCGTAGGGCATGAGATAAAGAAAACCAGACCCTGCCTTGTTATCTCTCCTGATGAGATGAACAGGCACATCTCAACGGTTATAGTAGCTCCCATGACAACAAGGACAAGAAATTACCCAACAAGGGTTAAGTGCGTATTCGACAACAAAGAGGGAGAAATTGTCTTAGACCAGATTAGAACAGTCGATAAGAATAGGCTTATAAAGAGACTGGGTAGGATAGATAAGGATACACAAGAAAAGGTTTTGAAAGTGTTAAAAGAAATGTTTGAATGA
- a CDS encoding conjugal transfer protein TraG N-terminal domain-containing protein — translation MAYELIYYGNGPIMNDIIAGVTYVLNSSDYGTLLQLTMTLAGLLLVVGYHRSSAAGSHGGLSLTMGVLLVATLYYGAYSPKVDVVVYDPINHFNSSVRNVPIGAALVIWTSNKLTNGFAKLFDEAFTSSGFPDEFTYEQTGGTPSAILTVTALGNVYPSTAYLLVSVENYLKDCWLVASRLGKVNYQDIFTSSDILSTLKEAADALGPAWTTNYYDSTHPTGINVTCSEDYNLISTAVQNDASLTGGAMQAFANMLKQLGIAGISTTAEAGNLLQAAASFEVGAGLSAQSLIAQAMLVNAANPNLLRFADSYGLPAASLNSAITESALQTTSTMATSYALASVFLPMSFLVVQSFIIALLPLIFAMMFIPGLTKRYGTMAFNLLMWIAFWGPVASVINFIVQDYAKYSLQKGTAGLITFQTMPFIVAHGQTLMAVAGYIMFSVPVIAFALASGSAYALTSMVSGVTGLSAAAARAASQKISTDEGAQAQLQSGVRMREAGTLEKEEGLGGAAETYLAQGDFMSAQSAAKHMAIMMGWKKMVTGSAANMVESISRGAAMGIEGAATAGALEGQSALGSIMGTYNAYKQAVANGYHGSFAQWVGEQSKYRGTAAFQEAQAMQEMANKYFGGDLNKEMSFLQEMAAVQRVGGAIGEKEFLRVASRYGLSPVQAEALLHDFHKQAILGQIFADIEGIAKTGARDGVSYYKTMRYAPNIAAYERGKAGEQLIEEKGVPYIARAVANEYMYDMNRQFNLAPTPAQAGEKGARDAQLEWHKYEETKAISPKLQAALETAGNLWGRILAPQVDAALATDSQKIVDSYGHTFASYLKGAETPDGMRARAMVAAGGVVDSLNKFVSASVKESLKSEQGKQALAQFVVSGGLKLGLNLDKLTGGIIKLNPEAGFNKQNIEKAMAALNSSRGFEAATNVMREILTRSFTQMNLQDPDQAFAREHEVAQSLMHGDIQGVAKALNIDLQNYHKDFQHNQNNLNNDLNNIDRSKEPTVFGTPVSEITRVDGAKDREKDVKFP, via the coding sequence ATGGCTTACGAGCTTATCTATTACGGCAACGGCCCTATAATGAACGACATCATTGCAGGCGTAACTTATGTCCTTAACAGTAGCGATTACGGCACCCTTTTGCAACTTACCATGACTCTTGCTGGTCTTTTGCTCGTAGTCGGTTATCACAGAAGCAGTGCAGCTGGGTCTCACGGTGGGTTAAGTTTAACGATGGGAGTTCTTTTAGTTGCAACGCTTTACTATGGAGCGTATTCACCCAAAGTGGATGTGGTGGTTTACGACCCTATCAATCACTTCAATAGTTCCGTTAGAAATGTCCCAATAGGTGCTGCTCTTGTTATATGGACTTCAAATAAACTTACTAACGGTTTTGCTAAGCTCTTTGATGAGGCGTTTACATCTTCGGGTTTCCCCGATGAGTTTACCTACGAGCAGACGGGCGGAACGCCATCTGCGATTCTAACCGTCACGGCTTTGGGCAATGTGTATCCTTCAACTGCGTATTTGTTGGTTTCCGTTGAAAATTACTTGAAAGACTGTTGGCTCGTGGCGTCAAGGTTAGGAAAGGTTAATTACCAGGACATTTTCACATCTTCAGACATACTCTCTACTCTCAAAGAGGCTGCAGATGCTTTAGGACCAGCATGGACTACGAACTATTACGATTCTACTCACCCAACGGGAATAAATGTGACCTGTTCGGAAGATTATAACTTAATTTCCACTGCTGTTCAGAATGATGCTTCCTTAACAGGTGGAGCTATGCAAGCATTTGCCAACATGTTAAAGCAACTTGGAATTGCTGGGATTTCAACCACTGCAGAGGCTGGTAATCTGCTTCAGGCAGCTGCGAGTTTTGAAGTTGGTGCAGGGCTTTCTGCTCAGAGTCTCATTGCTCAAGCAATGTTAGTGAATGCTGCAAACCCAAATTTATTACGATTTGCAGATTCTTACGGTTTACCTGCGGCGAGCTTGAATTCTGCTATAACCGAATCCGCTTTACAGACCACTTCAACTATGGCTACTTCCTACGCCTTAGCAAGCGTTTTCCTGCCCATGAGCTTTCTCGTGGTTCAGAGCTTTATAATCGCTCTGTTGCCGCTTATCTTTGCCATGATGTTTATTCCTGGTTTAACCAAGAGATACGGCACTATGGCTTTCAACCTATTGATGTGGATTGCCTTCTGGGGACCTGTTGCAAGCGTGATAAACTTCATAGTGCAAGATTACGCTAAATACTCCCTCCAGAAAGGCACGGCAGGCTTAATAACATTCCAAACTATGCCTTTCATCGTTGCTCACGGGCAGACCCTCATGGCCGTGGCGGGTTACATCATGTTTTCTGTGCCTGTGATTGCCTTTGCTCTTGCTTCGGGAAGCGCCTACGCCCTTACAAGCATGGTTAGTGGAGTAACTGGTCTCTCTGCCGCTGCCGCAAGGGCTGCATCTCAGAAAATCTCAACGGACGAGGGAGCTCAGGCGCAGCTGCAGAGTGGTGTGAGGATGAGAGAAGCGGGGACATTGGAAAAAGAAGAGGGTCTTGGTGGTGCAGCAGAAACATACCTGGCACAAGGCGATTTTATGTCTGCTCAATCTGCTGCAAAACACATGGCAATCATGATGGGCTGGAAGAAGATGGTGACTGGTTCAGCTGCAAACATGGTTGAGAGCATAAGCAGAGGCGCAGCGATGGGGATTGAGGGAGCGGCAACGGCTGGCGCTTTGGAAGGCCAAAGCGCTCTTGGCTCTATAATGGGAACCTACAATGCCTATAAACAAGCCGTTGCAAATGGTTATCATGGCAGTTTTGCCCAGTGGGTTGGAGAACAAAGCAAATACAGAGGAACGGCTGCATTTCAGGAAGCTCAGGCAATGCAAGAAATGGCAAACAAATACTTTGGTGGCGATTTAAACAAAGAGATGAGTTTCCTGCAGGAGATGGCAGCTGTCCAGAGAGTTGGCGGTGCTATAGGTGAAAAAGAGTTTCTTCGTGTAGCAAGTAGATATGGGTTGTCGCCTGTTCAAGCTGAAGCCCTATTGCATGACTTCCATAAACAGGCAATTCTGGGTCAGATTTTCGCTGACATAGAGGGAATAGCCAAAACTGGCGCCAGAGATGGGGTATCTTATTATAAGACTATGAGATACGCTCCTAATATTGCTGCTTACGAAAGAGGCAAAGCTGGGGAGCAACTGATAGAAGAAAAAGGTGTGCCATACATTGCCCGTGCCGTCGCAAACGAGTATATGTATGACATGAATAGACAATTCAACCTTGCTCCAACGCCAGCTCAGGCTGGAGAAAAAGGTGCAAGAGACGCACAATTGGAGTGGCATAAATACGAAGAAACCAAAGCCATTTCTCCAAAACTGCAGGCAGCTTTGGAAACCGCTGGCAATCTCTGGGGCAGAATACTTGCACCGCAGGTGGATGCGGCTTTGGCCACTGATTCTCAGAAAATTGTAGATAGCTACGGGCATACCTTTGCCAGTTACTTAAAAGGTGCTGAGACGCCTGATGGCATGCGTGCAAGAGCAATGGTGGCAGCAGGCGGAGTGGTGGATAGTTTGAACAAGTTTGTGTCGGCGTCGGTGAAGGAGTCGTTGAAGAGCGAGCAAGGAAAGCAGGCGTTGGCGCAGTTTGTGGTTTCTGGCGGTCTTAAACTGGGATTAAATCTTGATAAACTGACTGGTGGTATTATAAAGTTGAATCCTGAGGCAGGTTTCAATAAACAGAATATAGAAAAGGCTATGGCTGCACTTAATTCTTCAAGAGGTTTCGAAGCTGCCACTAATGTCATGAGAGAAATTCTTACCCGCTCTTTTACGCAAATGAACCTGCAGGACCCTGACCAGGCATTTGCAAGAGAACACGAAGTTGCCCAGTCTTTGATGCATGGGGACATACAAGGTGTAGCAAAAGCACTTAATATTGACTTACAAAACTACCATAAGGACTTCCAACATAATCAAAACAACCTTAATAACGACTTAAATAATATCGACAGGAGCAAAGAGCCTACGGTTTTTGGGACACCTGTGAGCGAGATAACGAGAGTTGACGGAGCAAAGGATAGGGAAAAAGATGTGAAATTCCCTTAA
- a CDS encoding helix-turn-helix domain-containing protein, with amino-acid sequence MEGHYLMSKKETERLKYLGMVSQGVISLKQASILMGISYRHSKRIAKRFKEEGEKGLIHRLRGKTSKRKTDDFIRNKICSLYSELYPDFSIALFLEKLSSIHNINISRETLRTILKDEGLYKTKRKKKSKSVHLFRERKHHKGELIQIDGSTHRWLEDRYDKKLTLMGYIDDATGEIFARFYDYEGVYPFLNSLIEFTKTYGLPKSIYTDRHSTYKTTNRRTA; translated from the coding sequence ATGGAAGGACATTATCTTATGAGCAAAAAAGAGACAGAAAGACTGAAGTATCTCGGTATGGTATCTCAAGGAGTGATTAGCTTAAAACAGGCAAGTATACTTATGGGTATAAGTTATAGGCATTCAAAAAGGATTGCAAAAAGATTTAAGGAAGAAGGAGAAAAAGGTCTGATACACAGATTAAGAGGTAAAACATCAAAGAGAAAAACAGATGATTTTATAAGGAATAAGATATGTTCTCTTTATAGTGAGTTGTATCCAGATTTCTCCATAGCTTTATTTCTTGAGAAACTATCATCTATTCACAATATCAATATAAGCAGAGAAACTCTAAGAACGATTCTAAAGGATGAAGGTTTGTATAAGACAAAAAGAAAGAAAAAGAGCAAATCCGTTCATCTTTTCAGAGAAAGAAAACACCACAAAGGAGAGCTAATCCAGATAGACGGCTCAACCCATAGATGGTTAGAAGACAGATATGATAAAAAACTAACCCTTATGGGATACATAGACGACGCAACAGGTGAGATATTCGCAAGATTCTATGATTACGAAGGAGTATATCCCTTTTTAAATTCATTAATAGAGTTTACAAAGACATACGGTTTACCAAAAAGCATATATACAGATAGACATTCAACCTACAAAACAACAAACCGAAGAACAGCTTGA